GAAGAACGACATGACCTTCAACCAGGAGGTCCCGGCCCAGCTCTCGATGCCTGGGGAGACACCCTTGCTCGTGGCGGTGCGCCGCAAGTCGGGCGCGGCCGTCGGCGGCGAGAAGGTGCCGCTCAAGATCGACGTCAACGAATTCACCGAGCAGAGCTGGCACGGGATGAAGAAGCTCAGCCTGGAGAACGGCGCCGACACGAGCACGTTGCTCGAGGGCTTCGCATGGTACCTGCACCGGCTGGCGTGGAATGCGGGGATCTACCCGTACATGCCCGGCCTTGCTTCGTGGGTCAGGCTCTACGTCAACGGTGCCTACCTCGGGGTCTACGTGAGTGCCGAGCAGGTGGACAAGCGATTCATGGAGAACCGAGGGCTGTGGCTCTCCGACGACACCTGGCTCTACAAGCAGAGTGACGTCGGTCCTCCCACCATCGAGTTCGGCCCGCTGACGCACAGTCCGACGTATCAAGCGCTCTGCTATTCCCCGTTCCCGCCGAATACCTGCCCGATCCCTGCGCCCAATGATGTGGCCACGCAGCTCAACGCGCTCATCGACATGCCGGGGATGCTCACGCTCGGGGCGGTCAATTCCTGGGCGTACAGCCCCGACAACCTCTTCTCCAAGGGAAAGAACTTCTACTTCAGCGACTCCCGTTATCGTAAGCG
The sequence above is a segment of the Candidatus Eisenbacteria bacterium genome. Coding sequences within it:
- a CDS encoding CotH kinase family protein; this encodes KNDMTFNQEVPAQLSMPGETPLLVAVRRKSGAAVGGEKVPLKIDVNEFTEQSWHGMKKLSLENGADTSTLLEGFAWYLHRLAWNAGIYPYMPGLASWVRLYVNGAYLGVYVSAEQVDKRFMENRGLWLSDDTWLYKQSDVGPPTIEFGPLTHSPTYQALCYSPFPPNTCPIPAPNDVATQLNALIDMPGMLTLGAVNSWAYSPDNLFSKGKNFYFSDSRYRKRLHYSWDMDANFGSLNTTRSIYELGNSPFEDVIIDNPTFRTNYNAIMRNLINGPLNTGSLTAEVNALEAALLPHLGTDPYNPVGSAGFTELRNYISARNTNVMSQLPATLSVEDTQAEPRILSAHPNPFMGSTSIQFQLERSGPVRVAVYDARGALVRTLVEGPLEPGAHRASWAGTDQQGRQVGAGIYFVSCQANGRTWSERIALLR